One Tachysurus vachellii isolate PV-2020 chromosome 8, HZAU_Pvac_v1, whole genome shotgun sequence genomic window carries:
- the gli2a gene encoding zinc finger protein GLI2a, which yields MDSTTRTAPEKKECKSSGLDASSFSDLPKKPSPTTMPRAPPLFPTFHTPIPIDMRHHEGRYHYEPHPLHAMHGTAGLAGSPIISDISLIRLSTHATSESPFSPPHPYVNPHMEQYLRSVHNSPTLSVISAARGLSPADVTHEHLKERGLFGLPHPHGTNPADCYHLMASHRSPYGELLMQTGAAAAAAAAVHLPDYISPVDMTRFPSPRLTPRLSRKRALSISPMSDASIDLQTMIRTSPNSLVAYINNSRSSSNASSSYGHLSVGAISPSFTFHHPIAPVAYQQLLSQHRGLSAFGHTPPLIQPSPSFINRQQPIGTATAHSTSCSNPSTDTSQNAGGDPAVSSTVNPITKRSKMKTEVDGTCPISPCSQDHVELREELDKDECKQEPEAVYETNCHWEGCSKEYDTQEQLVHHINNDHIHGEKKEFVCRWVECSREQKPFKAQYMLVVHMRRHTGEKPHKCTFEGCSKAYSRLENLKTHLRSHTGEKPYVCEHEGCNKAFSNASDRAKHQNRTHSNEKPYVCKIPGCTKRYTDPSSLRKHVKTVHGPEAHVTKKQRGDAPTKPLPPKGSGENEATSKHTGRGSEELAEASSTSKGVEDGLQVKSIKTENTMMYQTSPGGQSSCSSDRSPLGSTTNNDSGVDMAMHSGGSLGDLYALDDPPVVDSTGSPGTSSGVGLQMRKNRGVLLHLDHIKKEKLKTMRDSCSWTNSTPQVRNTKLPPIPSLGSLLESSSTGSQSVGTPLQHIGDLPLCEMTVLNQMKERRDSTTSTVSSAYTLSRRSSGISPCYSSRRSSEASQFGGRNHNISSADSYDPISTDLSRRSSEASQCGGGTLPSLLSLTPAQHYRLKAKYAAATGGAPPTPLPNMDRMSLRTRMALYNDSQDNTAHLFQARTVATSRRCSDMSYGVPGMMPHEIPSNMPRRASDPVHRTAVDPLSLPRVQRYNSMSSMNPSRVPQGDLYGVNLQNNTFSDGSLHRHAFNPRPPSISENVVMENMAMDEADQTEEDMVLPDDVVQYLRSQHAASSQDTGMAYNGGQPQVFKSNLTSQQYQQLCGQRRMALVDGNMNHIDQIMPSCQISPGSQQSFPASDSVNKNHMPVQWNEVSSGTVDNAARFPKQQVLRGNLAVVQQKQNTGPYQGFGSNQQSAPLNQNLAVPQQGYSQRNTQRTNPIQHYRQSYINPCQNLNEQTKPRPGYKQEINRNLSLGNTYQGPVHNSMALQNQEMQNYKSGYSRQENQRNYMPLPQTTNQNVSRVFQPRPLPEPKLSNRLHTGSGLPHRAGYSMSSTTSDFNSSEASPKRPSGSTHISSGDSTVYYSCEVKMLDRNGDYNSPMSPSASQADYTSVASMTSPGINQVTSTVDSTQSTEHTQIDFDTMLDDGDHSSLMSGTLSPGLLQSLSQNSSRLTTPRNSVTLASVPAGISNMAIGDMSSMLTALAEESKFLNLMA from the exons CTCCCCCTTTATTCCCGACCTTCCACACACCGATCCCAATCGACATGCGCCATCATGAGGGTAGATACCATTATGAGCCACACCCTCTTCATGCCATGCATGG AACTGCTGGATTAGCTGGAAGCCCAATTATCTCTGATATCTCTCTGATCCGGTTGTCCACTCATGCCACGAGTGAGTCACCATTCAGCCCACCACATCCATATGTCAACCCTCACATGGAGCAGTACCTACGCTCAGTTCACAACAGCCCCACACTGTCTGTCATCTCAGCGGCACGAGGCCTCAGCCCGGCTGATG TGACACATGAGCATCTGAAAGAACGAGGTCTTTTTGGCCTTCCTCATCCTCATGGGACTAACCCAGCTGACTGCTATCATTTAATGGCTAGTCACCGCAGCCCATATGGAGAGCTGCTTATGCAGACTGGGGcagcagctgctgctgctgctgctgtgcatCTACCAGACTACATCAGTCCTGTGGACA TGACCCGATTTCCAAGCCCCAGACTGACACCGAGGCTGAGCCGAAAGAGAGCGCTGTCTATCTCCCCTATGTCAGACGCCAGCATCGACCTGCAGACCATGATCCGCACCTCGCCCAACTCTCTAGTGGCCTACATCAATAACTCCCGGTCCAGCTCCAATGCCAGTAGCTCTTATGGGCACCTCTCAGTCGGGGCTATCAG TCCATCATTTACATTCCATCACCCTATCGCTCCTGTGGCATACCAGCAGTTGTTGTCCCAGCACAGAGGGCTTAGTGCATTTGGACACACACCTCCCTTAATCCAACCCTCTCCCTCCTTCATCAACCGGCAACAACCCATCGGAACTGCCACAGCCCACAGCACCAGCTGCAGCAACCCCAGCACAGACACCAGCCAA AATGCAGGAGGAGACCCAGCAGTCAGCAGTACAGTCAATCCCATAACCAAGAGGTCAAAGATGAAGACAGAAGTGGATGGGACATGCCCTATCTCCCCTTGTTCTCAG GATCATGTGGAACTGAGAGAGGAACTGGATAAGGATGAGTGCAAGCAAGAGCCTGAGGCAGTGTATGAAACCAACTGCCATTGGGAGGGCTGCTCTAAAGAATATGACACACAGGAGCAGTTGGTGCAT CACATCAATAATGACCATATCCATGGGGAGAAGAAGGAGTTTGTGTGTCGCTGGGTGGAATGTTCAAGAGAGCAGAAGCCTTTTAAAGCCCAGTACATGCTGGTAGTCCATATGCGGCGGCATACAGGAGAGAAACCTCACAAATGCACA TTTGAAGGATGCTCCAAAGCATATTCTCGTCTAGAGAACCTGAAAACACATCTGAGGTCACATACAGGAGAGAAGCCTTATGTATGTGAACATGAAGGCTGCAACAAGGCTTTCTCTAATGCTTCAGACCGAGCCAAGCACCAAAACCGCACACACTCAAATGAG AAACCATATGTTTGCAAGATCCCTGGTTGCACTAAGCGTTACACAGACCCTAGCTCGCTCCGAAAGCATGTGAAGACGGTTCATGGTCCTGAAGCACATGTCACAAAGAAGCAACGTGGTGATGCTCCTACAAAACCCTTACCACCTAAAGGAAGTGGGGAAAATGAGGCCACCAGTAAGCATACTGGAAGAGGATCAGAGGAGTTAGCTGAAGCCAGCAGTACCAGCAAAGGTGTGGAGGATGGCCTACAAGTCAAGTCCATTAAGACTGAGAACACAATG ATGTATCAGACCAGCCCTGGTGGTCAGTCATCGTGTAGCAGTGACCGGTCACCGCTAGGTAGCACCACCAACAATGACAGTGGAGTAGATATGGCCATGCATAGTGGAGGCAGTTTGGGGGACCTGTACGCTCTGGATGATCCCCCTGTGGTAGATTCCACGGGTTCTCCAGGAACTTCATCAGGAGTAGGTCTCCAGATGCGCAAGAACAGGGGAGTTCTTTTACATCTTGATCatataaaaaaggagaaattaAAGACGATGAGAGACTCCTGCTCCTGGACAAATTCAACTCCTCAAGTCCGAAACACCAAGCTGCCTCCTATACCATCTCTCG GTTCTCTGCTGGAAAGTTCAAGTACAGGCTCTCAAAGTGTTGGCACACCATTGCAACACATTGGAGATTTACCCTTGTGTGAAATGACAGTACTGAATCAGATGAAGGAACGTAGAGATAGCACCACAAGCACTGTGAGCTCAGCCTACACACTTAGCCGCAGATCCTCAGGCATCTCACCTTGCTACTCCAGCAGGCGCTCCAGTGAAGCCTCACAATTTGGGGGACGCAACCACAACATCAGCTCAGCAGACTCTTACGATCCTATCTCTACTGACCTCTCACGCCGATCTAGTGAAGCCAGCCAGTGTGGTGGAGGTACTTTGCCAAGCCTTCTCAGCCTCACCCCAGCCCAGCATTATCGCTTAAAAGCAAAATATGCAGCAGCCACTGGGGGTGCGCCGCCTACACCCCTGCCCAATATGGATCGCATGAGTCTTAGAACTAGGATGGCCTTGTACAATGACTCTCAGGATAATACAGCTCATTTATTCCAAGCCCGGACTGTAGCTACCTCAAGGCGCTGCAGCGATATGAGTTACGGAGTTCCTGGTATGATGCCTCATGAAATCCCAAGTAATATGCCTAGAAGAGCTAGTGACCCTGTTCATCGGACAGCTGTGGATCCTCTCTCTTTGCCACGTGTTCAGCGCTACAACAGCATGAGCAGCATGAACCCTTCTCGTGTGCCTCAGGGTGATCTTTATGGCGTTAACCtgcaaaacaacacattttctgATGGCAGCCTGCATCGTCATGCCTTTAACCCAAGGCCCCCAAGCATCTCAGAAAATGTTGTCATGGAAAACATGGCTATGGATGAAGCTGACCAAACAGAAGAGGATATGGTGCTTCCAGATGATGTAGTGCAATACCTCAGGTCCCAGCATGCTGCCTCATCTCAGGATACTGGTATGGCCTACAATGGTGGTCAGCCACAGGTTTTCAAAAGCAATCTTACCTCCCAACAATACCAGCAACTCTGTGGGCAACGACGCATGGCCTTGGTTGATGGTAACATGAATCACATAGATCAAATAATGCCCTCCTGCCAAATCAGCCCAGGTTCCCAACAGTCTTTTCCAGCCTCTGATAGTGTAAATAAGAATCACATGCCTGTACAGTGGAATGAAGTCAGCTCAGGTACAGTGGACAATGCAGCAAGATTTCCAAAGCAGCAGGTTCTCAGGGGCAACTTGGCAGTGGTCCAGCAAAAGCAGAACACTGGCCCTTACCAAGGCTTTGGGTCAAATCAGCAGTCTGCACCACTCAACCAGAATTTGGCTGTTCCACAGCAGGGTTACTCACAGAGGAACACTCAGAGGACAAATCCCATTCAGCACTATAGGCAGTCATACATCAACCCCTGTCAGAACCTTAATGAGCAAACCAAGCCACGCCCTGGTTATAAACAGGAAATTAACCGCAATCTCTCATTAGGTAACACCTACCAGGGTCCAGTACACAATAGCATGGCTCTGCAAAATCAAGAAATGCAGAATTACAAGTCTGGCTACTCACGCCAGGAAAACCAGCGGAATTATATGCCATTGCCCCAAACAACTAATCAAAATGTCAGCAGAGTTTTTCAGCCTAGGCCTCTACCTGAACCAAAACTTTCAAACAGGCTTCACACAGGTTCAGGTTTGCCCCATCGTGCTGGTTATTCTATGTCCAGTACGACCTCTGATTTCAACTCCTCTGAGGCCAGCCCAAAGAGACCTTCTGGAAGTACTCATATATCCAGTGGAGATAGCACTGTGTACTATTCGTGTGAGGTCAAAATGTTAGACAGAAATGGAGACTATAACTCCCCAATGTCTCCTTCTGCCAGTCAAGCTGATTATACTTCAGTGGCTTCGATGACATCTCCTGGAATCAACCAAGTTACCAGCACAGTGGACTCTACTCAATCTACTGAACATACTCAGATAGACTTTGATACCATGTTGGATGATGGAGATCATTCCAGCCTGATGTCTGGCACACTGAGCCCTGGACTCTTGCAGAGTCTTTCACAGAATTCCTCACGACTCACTACTCCACGCAACTCCGTCACACTGGCCTCTGTGCCAGCAGGTATCAGCAACATGGCCATCGGTGATATGAGCTCTATGTTAACTGCCCTTGCAGAAGAAAGTAAATTCCTAAACCTGATGGCTTGA